The genomic region CCCGTAAGGTTAACGTGAAAAGTAAAATCGAGAGTAAACGCAAAGTTAGTAGAAGTGATTTATTTTCTCCCACTAACAATAGAAGTTCAATATTTGACAGACGTTCAAGTATTAAGTCTCATTCACGCTCTACAAGCCGGGTAAAAAGCAGTTCTTCTTCTCGATCTCGAGTATCCAGAGCTAAATCTTCTTCAGGGACAAAGAGCCGAGGTTCTTCAAGTTCCAGTTCCGGCAAAAAAAGAAGCCGGGGAAATAACTAAAAGTCCGGCCCAACCCTAACAATTTATTTGGTGATACAATGATGAAGAGGACTGTATTATTTCTCTTAGCACCCTTTCTGCTAACTTCAGGAGCTGTTTTAGCCCAAGATGGCAATAACCCGGTTAACTATTCGAATCTTGCTTTACAGTTTAGCGAACAAAGCTTTAACGGTGATGCCGGAACCGGTTTGTTTCCGTCCGTTGCCTCAGCTCACGGTTATGGCAGTTTTGTTGATAATCCGGCAACCGTCGGATTGATTGAAAAAAATTATTTTAGCTTTAGTTTAGCAAATAATCGATATGAATTTGAAAATTCGTATTTAGGTAACACCCTGTCTTCAGAAGATAATTCAACAAGCTTGGGGAATATTGGTTTTGTCTATAAGCTGCCTACTAAACAAGGGAGTTTTGTGATAGGGGGAGGGTACAACAGTACATCAAATCAAAAAGGTTTAGCCCATCTGAGTGCCAGGAATAATGAAAGTACCATTACGGATCAGTTTAAAGATCCTGCAAGTGATTACTATGATATCGCTTTTAATGCCTACGCTATTGATTGGGGAGATGTAGATTCAACATATCTCGAATCTATCTTCCGGATTGGACTGCCAAATTTCCCCGGGATTACTCAGGAGGCTGATATCTCATATAAAATAAATATGGGAGAATACTCAGCCTTTTTCGGTACCGAATTTCAAGAGAATTTATTTTTAGGGATTTCTGCCGGATTAACAACTGGGAATTATACGTATCGGCGAGATTTTCTGGAAGTGGATGATCAAAATGATTACAACTATAACTTCATCCCATCTGATACCCCGGGTGACAGTACCGATATTGATAACATTTTAACTCATGATGAGATTGATGCAGATATATTTGGATTCACTGTACGAACGGGTTTGTTATATAAAGTAAGCCAAAACTTCAATGTTGGCTTGAGCTATCAAATACCGTCTACATTAGTTGTAAGAGAAGGATATTATTCTTCAATAAAGACGGAACTTGACGACGGATCTACTCCTTTTGAATCAGACTTTGCCAGCGAGGTAGATTATGAATATCGCATCAACAAGCCGGGTCAATTAAATGTAGGTATTGCCCTAATTGATATCGGTGGCTTCGATCTTTCTGTTTCAGGAGAGTTCATTAACTATTCAAACTTAAGCCTTGATTTGATTAAGGGTAATGATCTCAATTTTAATGACGAGGTAGAAATAAGAGACCAAGAGGAAGAACTTGACAGTTTCATGAAAGAAAATTATAACTCCGTGGTTAACTATAAGGCAGGCTTAGGCTATCAGATTACAGGCCTAATAAAATTAAAAGCAGGTTACGCCTTTTTTGAAGGGAAAAGTGAAGTATATGAAGCAGACCGCAATGTATTTTCAGGGGGTCTTACAGCAAATATTACCAAAAATATTGTTTTAGACTTAACCGGACAATATTCATTTTGGGACGATCGCTCGGTAGCATATAGCTATTATGATTTCGACACAGGTCAGAATCGTGCAGAAACTATTTCCCATGATATAACAAATACCAGGATTTTAGCAGGTGTAAGGTTTCTTTTTTAAATGATTTTATTCCCGTTAAAGATCAAATAACACTCCGTAGTTAGTATAAAAAAGGCCCCGTGATTGAGGCTTTTTTTATACCTGTCAAAGCCATTTCTTTTTCCTGAAATAGACAACCATGCCTAAAGTTGTTAAAATCATTACTCCCCAAACTGCCGGATATGCCCAGTCCCAGTGAAGTTCAGGCATCTTTTCAAAATTCATTCCATAGACCCCGGCAATAAAAGTAAGCGGGATGAAAATGGTGGCGATAATAGTAAGTACTTTCATGACTTCATTCATCCTGTTACTTACTTGCGACATGTGCATGTCTAACATACCTATTATCATATCCCGGTAGTTTTCAATTCCGTCATTTATTTGAACCAAATGATCATAGACATCCCGGTAGTAGATTTTATTATCATCTTGAATAAGATGAGACTCATCGCGGATTAAAGAATTGAGGCTATCTCTTAAAGGCCAAACCGATTTCCTGAAATAAATAAGTTTTCGGCGAAGGGCATGAATTTGTTCAGGAATGGATTCATCAAAATCTTCCAGAATCTTATCTTCAAGAGCCTCTATTTCATCCCCAAAGTGCTCTAAGACTTTAAAGTAATAATCTACAATAGTATCAATCAGGGCGTATGCAAGGTAATCGGGTCCATGACTTCGAAGCATTGGTGCACCGTTCCGAAGCCGATGCAGAACCGGTTCAAAAATAGGGTAATCACTTTCCTGGAATGACAACACAGAATTTTTGGATAATACAATGCTAACTTGTTCAACATTAAGTTGCCCGGTAGCTTCATTAACCACCATCATACGCAATACAAAAAACATGTGGTTGGGATACTCTTCAATTTTAGCACGCTGATTGGTACTGATGATATCCTCTTGAATGAGTGGGTGAAGCTCAAAGTAATTCCATATTTCTTTTAATTTGTTAACATTGTGCAAGCCGGATACATTTATCCATGTTTTTGAAGGAGAATCCAGGTAAGGTTTACTGGCATCTATGTGAGTAAGGTCATGTTCACTTATTTGCTCACTGTCGTAATCATATAAATTGACATTGACCTGATCCACCCGCTGATCGCCGGTAAAATGAAGTGTACCGGGAGCTTCACCCGGCTTTTTGGATCGCTTTTTATGTTGCAGGAAGGAGGGACGCGGAATTTTCTTAGTAATTTTTTTCATGGATAAAATCGGTATGATTTTTAACTCCTGTTAGGATCGTAATACTTTTTGACAAATAGAAATAAAAAAGGCCCGCATAATAAATATGCAGGCCGTAAAGTATCAATGTATCTAAATTATTTAATCAGTTTCCAATACGACCTTCTTCTGCTGCTTTCTTTAACTCTTCGTTAGCCCAAATGGCAATTTCAACACGTCGGTTTTGCTGCCTTCCCGCTTCTGTATCATTTGTAGCTATAGGCTGATTTTCACCATATCCTACAATGGTCATTCGCTCAGCATCTACTCCTGTAAATGCTGCGTATTCAGCTACTGATTTTGCTCTGTTCTCAGAAAGTTCCTGGTTATACTCCTCTGTACCACGGCTGTCGGTATGTCCACCAAACATAATATTGGTGTCTTCATATTTTTTAAGAACTTCGGCAAGGTTAGCTATATCCTCTTTTGAGGCATCTTTTAAGGCATATGACTCAGTATCAAAAAGGATACCGGAATCAAAAGTAATTTTGATACCTTCACCAACACGCTCAACCGTAGCATTCTCAAGGTCTTCTTCCAGCTCCCGGGCCTGACGATCCATGTAATTACCTATGGCTGCGCCGGTAGCTCCCCCGACGGCTGCCCCAACAATAGCTCCGGTTACAGTGTTACCGGCGGCTTTTCCAATAATGGATCCTGCTAATGCTCCGGCACCTGCACCAATTGTTGTTCCCTTAGCCGTTTTGCTCCAGTTTTGACAAGCTGTGAAGGGTAATAATAAAACTATTGCTGTAACTAAAATTTTTGAACTTAGGGGTTTCATATGGTTGAATTATATTTGTTGTTTATTCTTTTACACATACAATGTAACGTATTGTTCCTTCTAATAATTCTATTCGAAAATTTAGGCCACTTCAGCTCTTAATACTTCTAAAGGTGGTTTGTTGTGTACACCTCGGGTATTCAGGAGTCCAATAATGAGCACCAAAACGGTAAGTATTAATATTTCCATACCAATGATGAAGAAATTGGGCACGAATGAGATATCAAAGTAAAATTGTCCGATAAGAGTGCTGGCTCCTAAAGAAAGGATAAGCCCGGTGATGGAAGCCATCACTCCAAGCAGTACGTATTCTATTACCTGAATTTTAATAACCTGTTTTTTAGCGGCTCCGAGTGTCCGTAACAGAACAGCTTCCCTGATGCGTTGATAGCGACTGGTGGCGGCAGAACCTGCTAATACAATTAAACCGGTTATAATGCTGAAAAGGCCGATAAACTGAATTACAAATGTTATTTTATCTAAAAATGATCGTACTGTTTCCAGAACCTGACCGATATCAATGGCGGAAACATTCGGATAGCTTTGAACCAGTTCTTGCTGAAGCAGCAGAGATGCTTCTCTGCTTTGCGTGTTGATAGTGGTTGCAAAAAATTGTGGTGCGTTTTCGAGTACTCCGTCTGGAAATACTACAAAAAAGTTAGGTTGGGGCTGGTCCCACTCTACCGTACGCGTGCTTGCTATATAGGTATCAATTGGAATTCCCTGTACATCCCATGTAAGTGTATCCCCAAGCGAAACATCCAAATCTTCCATTTGATCTTGTTCTACAGAAATAGGAACAGGAGTATTCATATCGCTTGCGCTGCCTATCCATTCGCCTGATTCCAGGGTTTCTGTGGCAAGCAAAGAGTCTCTATAAGTAGAACGGTATTCACGATTCAGTGCCCAGCCCCGCGCATTCCTTGTGGTATCTCTATCCACTTGTTGTGTATTTTGACCGTTTATTTTCTGCAAACGCATCGTTACGATGGGTACATTTTGTAATATCTGATGACCATTAGAACGAATGATTTCATTTACGCCTTCATTTTGATCGTACTGAATATCATAAAGCGCCAGATTAGGCAAATCCTGTTGGTCGCCAAAGTCAATTTGATCCAGGAGCATATCCTGGATAAGGTAAAGCGAGCTGATCATTGTTACTCCCAGTCCAAAAGTAAGCAGCAAGGTTGTAGTTTGATTGTTTGGCCGATATAAATTTGCCAGTCCTTGGCGCCATTCATAGGTAAAACCGGCACGTAGAAATTTGCGGGATCCTTTCATAATCAGTTTTGCAAAACCGGACAAAAGGACAAGGCAGGCAACCAATCCAAGTGTGAAATAAAGGGCAGGAAGGAATTCACCTATCATTAGCCATGCATATGAAGTCACAAAAACCAGAAGTATGGCAGATAGGGTTATTTTAGTGCCTGAGGTCAGAAGATGAGCTAAATTAATATCTACAGTTCGCAGGGAATAAAGCGGTGAAATTTTTCGTACGGCAAGGAGTGGAAACAGCGCAAAGAGAACCGAAATCACCAGGCCGGTTCCAATACCGATGGCAATAGACGCCCAGGAAATATAGAGATCAATGGCAACGGGGAGAAAATCTTGAACCAAGACCGGCAGATACAGCTGAATTCCGGAACCCAGCACGGCTCCAATTACAGAGCCTGTTAAACCCATAGCTGCTGCCTGGATAAGATAAATCAGTAAAGCCTGATTTGATGACACTCCTACACAACGAAGCACAGCAACGGTATTTATTTTCTGGCGGATATATACGAAAATGGAACTGGCGACTCCTATTCCGCCCAAAAGCAGTGCAATAAAACCAATGAGGTTGAGGAAATTGGATAGGTATAAAATGGCCTCGCCTACTTCTTCTTCACGTTCACGAACAGTGTCAAAGCCGAAACGAATACTTTGGTCATCACGTAGTTTATCCAATCGATCCTCGATGGCATCCATATCGGTGCCATCTGGGAATTTATGCCAGGATACATATTCCAACCGGCTTCCGCGCTGAAGAAGACCTGTTTCTTCTACATTTTCTTTTGGGATGAAAATCCTGGGGCCAAAAAAACTGGCAGCCACCGGTTGTCCGGGGATCTCAATGATGGCTCCCTCAATTTTATAAGTGATTAAGCCAATTTTCACAGAATCACCCGGCTGAATGTCAAAAAGTCGCATTACGGGTTCATCCACCAAAGCGGAACCGTTTTCCTGAAAATTTTGGGCAGCCGATGCAGGTTCAGTAATCAAATCACCGTAAAACGGAAAACGGCCTTCTATTGCTGAAATTTGAGAAAGACGTGTAGTTCCGGATTTGGGAAAGAAGGCCATGGAATTAAATTCCAAAGCGGTAGAAACTTCCCCTCCAAGAGAATCCAATAATTCCTGAAGTTCAGGCTGAAAAGGGGCATTACGATCTACCTCCAGGTCAGCACCAAGCAGTTCTTTGGCTTGACTTTCGATACTGGTATTCAGATTAGCCCGGAAAGAAGTAATGGCAACCTGTGCTGCTACCCCGACAATAATGGCAGCCATAAACAGGAACAGCT from Gracilimonas sp. harbors:
- a CDS encoding outer membrane protein transport protein; its protein translation is MMKRTVLFLLAPFLLTSGAVLAQDGNNPVNYSNLALQFSEQSFNGDAGTGLFPSVASAHGYGSFVDNPATVGLIEKNYFSFSLANNRYEFENSYLGNTLSSEDNSTSLGNIGFVYKLPTKQGSFVIGGGYNSTSNQKGLAHLSARNNESTITDQFKDPASDYYDIAFNAYAIDWGDVDSTYLESIFRIGLPNFPGITQEADISYKINMGEYSAFFGTEFQENLFLGISAGLTTGNYTYRRDFLEVDDQNDYNYNFIPSDTPGDSTDIDNILTHDEIDADIFGFTVRTGLLYKVSQNFNVGLSYQIPSTLVVREGYYSSIKTELDDGSTPFESDFASEVDYEYRINKPGQLNVGIALIDIGGFDLSVSGEFINYSNLSLDLIKGNDLNFNDEVEIRDQEEELDSFMKENYNSVVNYKAGLGYQITGLIKLKAGYAFFEGKSEVYEADRNVFSGGLTANITKNIVLDLTGQYSFWDDRSVAYSYYDFDTGQNRAETISHDITNTRILAGVRFLF
- the corA gene encoding magnesium/cobalt transporter CorA — its product is MKKITKKIPRPSFLQHKKRSKKPGEAPGTLHFTGDQRVDQVNVNLYDYDSEQISEHDLTHIDASKPYLDSPSKTWINVSGLHNVNKLKEIWNYFELHPLIQEDIISTNQRAKIEEYPNHMFFVLRMMVVNEATGQLNVEQVSIVLSKNSVLSFQESDYPIFEPVLHRLRNGAPMLRSHGPDYLAYALIDTIVDYYFKVLEHFGDEIEALEDKILEDFDESIPEQIHALRRKLIYFRKSVWPLRDSLNSLIRDESHLIQDDNKIYYRDVYDHLVQINDGIENYRDMIIGMLDMHMSQVSNRMNEVMKVLTIIATIFIPLTFIAGVYGMNFEKMPELHWDWAYPAVWGVMILTTLGMVVYFRKKKWL
- a CDS encoding OmpA family protein, translated to MKPLSSKILVTAIVLLLPFTACQNWSKTAKGTTIGAGAGALAGSIIGKAAGNTVTGAIVGAAVGGATGAAIGNYMDRQARELEEDLENATVERVGEGIKITFDSGILFDTESYALKDASKEDIANLAEVLKKYEDTNIMFGGHTDSRGTEEYNQELSENRAKSVAEYAAFTGVDAERMTIVGYGENQPIATNDTEAGRQQNRRVEIAIWANEELKKAAEEGRIGN
- a CDS encoding FtsX-like permease family protein; the encoded protein is MKQKKSLLWTFKMAWRDSRSNRSKLFLFMAAIIVGVAAQVAITSFRANLNTSIESQAKELLGADLEVDRNAPFQPELQELLDSLGGEVSTALEFNSMAFFPKSGTTRLSQISAIEGRFPFYGDLITEPASAAQNFQENGSALVDEPVMRLFDIQPGDSVKIGLITYKIEGAIIEIPGQPVAASFFGPRIFIPKENVEETGLLQRGSRLEYVSWHKFPDGTDMDAIEDRLDKLRDDQSIRFGFDTVREREEEVGEAILYLSNFLNLIGFIALLLGGIGVASSIFVYIRQKINTVAVLRCVGVSSNQALLIYLIQAAAMGLTGSVIGAVLGSGIQLYLPVLVQDFLPVAIDLYISWASIAIGIGTGLVISVLFALFPLLAVRKISPLYSLRTVDINLAHLLTSGTKITLSAILLVFVTSYAWLMIGEFLPALYFTLGLVACLVLLSGFAKLIMKGSRKFLRAGFTYEWRQGLANLYRPNNQTTTLLLTFGLGVTMISSLYLIQDMLLDQIDFGDQQDLPNLALYDIQYDQNEGVNEIIRSNGHQILQNVPIVTMRLQKINGQNTQQVDRDTTRNARGWALNREYRSTYRDSLLATETLESGEWIGSASDMNTPVPISVEQDQMEDLDVSLGDTLTWDVQGIPIDTYIASTRTVEWDQPQPNFFVVFPDGVLENAPQFFATTINTQSREASLLLQQELVQSYPNVSAIDIGQVLETVRSFLDKITFVIQFIGLFSIITGLIVLAGSAATSRYQRIREAVLLRTLGAAKKQVIKIQVIEYVLLGVMASITGLILSLGASTLIGQFYFDISFVPNFFIIGMEILILTVLVLIIGLLNTRGVHNKPPLEVLRAEVA